From a single Chlamydia ibidis 10-1398/6 genomic region:
- a CDS encoding DNA recombination protein RmuC encodes MISFPIIFVGIISFLLGGFFTSFYYRKRCFRYQESLQKSIHDNELLRQSLELSRGQEQLIEDFSNRLAVSSQALIKEMKEESQNFFSEKSQHIESILSPVQTTLTNFKRQLEIFETQNAEDRGTLKQQLTHLLSVEKQLEKETQTLTNILKNPGSRGRWGEIQLERILELSGMLKYCDYETQTSGDDSPARADVIVRLPKERCLIIDSKAPLSESYFSQSLDKNDLVKKLKEHIRSLKSKAYWEKYDNAPEFVILFIPGENIYKDAINLDPHLVDFASSSNVILSGPLTLLALLKTLAHIWQQENLGKQIQKISDLGKELHKRLQKVWEHMQKTGKHLHDAAKSYNSMLSSINSRVLPTIRKLETLDVSRDEISRLPNIPVEDFADAWPTNSSEDNLL; translated from the coding sequence ATGATATCTTTCCCAATCATCTTCGTTGGCATTATAAGTTTCCTTTTAGGAGGTTTTTTTACTTCCTTTTATTACAGGAAGAGATGCTTTAGATACCAAGAATCCTTGCAGAAAAGTATCCATGACAACGAGCTTCTTAGACAATCTTTGGAGCTATCTCGAGGTCAGGAGCAACTTATAGAAGATTTCAGTAATCGTTTAGCTGTATCTTCACAAGCTCTAATCAAGGAGATGAAGGAAGAATCTCAAAATTTCTTTTCAGAAAAATCTCAGCATATTGAATCTATACTTTCTCCAGTACAAACAACATTAACCAACTTTAAACGACAACTTGAAATCTTCGAAACTCAGAATGCAGAAGATCGTGGAACTTTAAAACAACAGCTAACTCACTTACTTAGTGTTGAAAAACAACTAGAAAAAGAAACGCAAACACTAACTAACATATTAAAAAATCCTGGTTCTCGAGGCCGCTGGGGAGAAATACAACTCGAGCGTATATTAGAGCTTTCTGGAATGCTGAAATATTGCGATTATGAAACACAGACCAGTGGTGATGATAGCCCAGCCCGAGCAGATGTGATTGTTCGCCTCCCAAAAGAAAGATGTTTAATCATTGATTCCAAAGCTCCTTTATCTGAAAGTTATTTTTCTCAATCTTTAGATAAAAATGACCTAGTAAAAAAATTAAAAGAACATATTCGTTCTCTCAAATCAAAAGCATATTGGGAAAAATATGATAATGCTCCTGAATTTGTTATCCTTTTTATTCCTGGAGAGAACATTTACAAGGATGCCATTAATCTCGATCCTCATCTTGTAGATTTCGCATCCTCATCTAATGTAATTCTTTCGGGTCCCCTAACCTTATTAGCTCTGTTAAAAACACTTGCACATATTTGGCAGCAAGAAAATTTAGGGAAGCAAATTCAAAAAATTTCTGATCTGGGTAAAGAACTACATAAGCGTCTACAAAAAGTATGGGAGCATATGCAAAAAACTGGGAAGCATCTTCACGATGCAGCAAAAAGCTACAATAGCATGCTATCCAGTATAAACAGCAGGGTTCTTCCTACTATTCGTAAACTAGAAACCCTAGACGTATCTCGAGATGAGATCAGCAGATTGCCTAATATTCCAGTAGAAGACTTTGCAGACGCTTGGCCTACAAACAGTAGTGAAGACAATCTACTATAA
- a CDS encoding CDP-alcohol phosphatidyltransferase family protein — MTGSETEFRGKRRVVTPNAITAFGLCCGLFIIFKSVLKTNSSIELLHRLQGLSLLLISAMIADFSDGAVARIMKAESAFGAHFDSLSDAVTFGIAPPLIVIKSLDGVYGGGFLSSLLLVASIIYSLCGVLRLVRYNLFSKDPSDASRSTCFIGLPIPSGAAAVVSLALLLASDFSTILPIEVRVILLSLGLLFIGSLMISPWKFPSLKNFRFRVSSFLLVVSIGLVACLFFLGLVDHFTEVFFLASWLYVFIVFPIFAITHRKNRIKKLP, encoded by the coding sequence ATGACAGGATCAGAAACGGAATTCCGAGGGAAACGTCGTGTTGTAACACCCAATGCTATCACTGCATTTGGTTTGTGTTGTGGTTTGTTTATTATTTTTAAGAGCGTACTTAAAACAAACTCTTCCATTGAGCTTTTGCATCGTTTACAAGGCTTGTCTTTACTTCTGATTAGCGCAATGATTGCTGATTTTTCAGATGGAGCAGTTGCACGAATCATGAAAGCAGAGAGTGCTTTCGGAGCTCATTTTGATTCATTGTCTGATGCAGTGACATTTGGCATCGCGCCTCCATTGATCGTCATCAAAAGTTTAGACGGCGTATACGGAGGGGGATTCCTCTCCTCTCTTCTTCTCGTAGCATCGATCATCTATTCTCTATGCGGAGTGTTACGTTTAGTACGATACAACTTATTCTCTAAAGATCCAAGTGACGCCTCACGATCGACTTGTTTCATCGGATTGCCTATTCCTTCTGGAGCAGCGGCCGTAGTTTCACTGGCGCTATTACTGGCTTCTGATTTTTCAACAATATTGCCGATAGAGGTTAGAGTTATTCTTTTATCCTTAGGTTTACTTTTTATCGGCAGCTTGATGATTTCCCCTTGGAAATTTCCTAGTTTAAAAAATTTTCGTTTTAGAGTTTCTTCTTTTCTTTTGGTTGTTTCGATCGGTTTAGTTGCGTGCTTGTTTTTCCTAGGACTCGTGGACCACTTTACCGAAGTGTTTTTTTTAGCTTCATGGTTGTACGTTTTCATCGTCTTCCCTATCTTTGCAATCACTCATCGCAAAAATAGAATAAAAAAATTACCATGA
- a CDS encoding ribonucleoside-diphosphate reductase subunit alpha, with protein sequence MVEVKEGHYTIVKRNGMFVPFSRDRIFQALEAAFRDTRNLENNSPLPKDLEETISAVTQKVVKEVIEKISAGQIVTVERIQDLVESQLYVNGLQDVARDYVVYRDRRKEQRENSWESISIIRRDGSLAKCNPMKISSALEKAFRATHNIEGITPGSILLEINQLTNKIVDEIFRECSSSEHKIDIELVQDIVEKQLMIVGYYEVAKNYILYREARARIRDSKEPNRGLEEKVEHDEVYEVLKGDGTTYQLDKAELVSRFNYACARFPTTTNPSILADMAFANFYSGIKESEIVLACIMAARANIEREPDYAFVAAELLTDALYRETMGVSGTSPDIVNLQKEYFKSYILNGENYRLNPRLQEYDLDKLADALDISRDKQFSYMGIQNLYDRYFNQEGGRRLETPQIFWMRVAMGLALNESENKTDWAITFYDLISRFLYIPATPTLFNSGTSHSQLSSCYVSTIRDDLAHIYKVIADNAMLSKWAGGVGNDWTSVRATGALIKGTNGKSQGVIPFIKVANDTAIAVNQGGKRKGALCVYLETWHLDYEDFLELRKNTGDDRRRAHDINTASWIPDLFFKRLQQKGVWTLFSPDDVPGLHEAYGKEFEELYEAYERKIESGEIKLYKQIQAEDLWRKMLSMVYETGHPWLTFKDSFNIRSNQAHCGVVRASNLCTEIALNSSETETAVCNLGSVNLVEHIENGKIDEAKLARTINIAIRMLDNVIDLNFYPTKEASTANLKHRAVGLGVMGFQDALYKLNISYASQEAVEFADESMEMISYHAILSSSLLAKERGTYSSYKGSKWDSGLLPIDTIRLLQEARDEGDCLMDDSSKKDWTPVREAIKNYGMRNSFVMAIAPTATISNIVGITQSIEPTYKHLFVKSNLSGEFTVPNVYLINKLKELNLWDEDMLDDLKYFDGSLLEIERIPDEIKKVFLTAFEIEPEWIIECGARRQKWIDMSQSLNLYLAKPDGKKLSNMYLTAWKKGLKSTYYLRSLAATSVEKSFTDINKRGIQPRWMKNKSASTGIVVDRAKKAPTCSLEEGCESCQ encoded by the coding sequence ATGGTTGAGGTAAAAGAGGGTCATTATACTATCGTGAAGCGTAACGGAATGTTTGTTCCTTTTAGTCGGGACAGAATATTTCAAGCTTTGGAAGCAGCGTTTCGTGATACTCGTAATCTAGAAAATAATTCCCCCTTGCCTAAAGACCTCGAAGAAACCATCTCCGCAGTTACTCAGAAAGTTGTCAAAGAGGTTATAGAAAAAATTTCTGCGGGCCAAATTGTCACAGTGGAAAGAATACAAGATCTTGTAGAAAGCCAATTATATGTGAATGGGTTGCAAGATGTAGCTAGAGATTATGTCGTCTATAGAGACCGACGTAAGGAACAACGAGAAAATTCTTGGGAAAGCATCTCTATAATTCGCAGAGATGGTAGTTTAGCTAAATGTAATCCCATGAAGATTTCTTCTGCTCTTGAGAAGGCTTTCCGTGCAACTCATAATATTGAAGGAATTACTCCAGGATCTATTCTACTAGAGATCAATCAGTTAACTAATAAAATAGTAGACGAGATTTTTCGTGAATGTTCAAGTTCTGAACATAAAATTGATATCGAGTTAGTTCAAGATATTGTTGAAAAGCAGCTAATGATCGTAGGTTATTACGAAGTTGCTAAGAATTATATCTTGTATAGAGAAGCTAGAGCGAGGATCCGGGATAGCAAGGAGCCCAATCGGGGCCTTGAGGAAAAAGTTGAGCATGATGAAGTGTATGAAGTTCTTAAAGGCGATGGGACCACTTATCAGCTAGACAAAGCAGAATTGGTAAGTAGGTTTAATTATGCTTGTGCCCGTTTCCCAACTACTACCAATCCAAGCATATTAGCTGATATGGCTTTCGCGAATTTCTATTCTGGAATTAAGGAGTCTGAAATTGTCCTCGCCTGTATTATGGCAGCTCGTGCTAATATAGAAAGGGAACCTGATTACGCTTTTGTTGCTGCTGAGCTCCTTACTGATGCCTTGTATCGTGAGACCATGGGAGTTTCTGGGACATCTCCAGATATTGTTAACCTACAAAAGGAGTATTTCAAGAGCTATATTTTAAATGGTGAGAATTATCGATTGAATCCTCGTTTGCAGGAGTATGATCTTGATAAACTTGCAGATGCTCTAGATATATCTCGTGACAAACAATTTTCTTACATGGGCATCCAGAATCTTTATGACCGTTACTTTAATCAGGAGGGTGGCAGAAGACTGGAAACCCCACAAATTTTCTGGATGCGTGTAGCTATGGGCCTTGCCCTTAATGAGTCAGAAAATAAAACAGATTGGGCTATTACATTTTATGATCTTATATCCCGGTTCTTATATATCCCAGCTACACCCACTTTGTTTAATTCCGGAACTTCTCACTCACAATTGAGTTCTTGTTATGTTTCTACTATTAGGGATGACCTTGCACATATCTATAAGGTTATCGCAGATAATGCTATGCTTTCTAAATGGGCTGGTGGTGTTGGCAATGATTGGACAAGTGTTCGCGCTACAGGGGCTTTGATTAAAGGGACTAATGGCAAGAGTCAGGGAGTCATTCCTTTCATTAAAGTTGCTAATGACACAGCAATCGCTGTGAATCAAGGAGGGAAACGTAAAGGTGCTTTGTGCGTTTATTTGGAAACATGGCACCTAGATTATGAGGATTTCCTGGAGTTGCGAAAAAATACAGGTGATGATCGACGTCGTGCTCATGATATCAATACAGCTAGTTGGATTCCTGATTTGTTTTTCAAAAGACTACAGCAAAAAGGGGTCTGGACTTTATTTAGCCCCGATGATGTTCCAGGTTTGCATGAAGCTTATGGAAAAGAATTTGAAGAACTATACGAAGCTTATGAACGTAAGATAGAATCCGGAGAGATTAAGTTGTATAAACAGATACAAGCAGAGGATCTCTGGCGTAAGATGCTTAGTATGGTATATGAAACAGGTCATCCATGGTTAACCTTTAAAGATTCGTTTAATATTCGTTCAAATCAAGCCCATTGTGGGGTTGTGCGAGCTTCTAATTTATGCACTGAGATCGCTTTAAATTCTTCAGAGACAGAGACGGCTGTTTGTAATTTAGGATCTGTAAATTTAGTTGAACATATTGAGAATGGTAAAATTGATGAAGCCAAGCTTGCTAGAACTATCAACATTGCTATTCGTATGTTAGATAACGTAATTGATTTAAACTTTTATCCAACTAAGGAAGCTTCTACAGCTAACCTAAAGCATAGAGCTGTTGGGTTAGGAGTTATGGGGTTCCAAGATGCGTTATATAAGTTGAACATTAGCTATGCTTCTCAAGAAGCGGTTGAATTTGCAGATGAAAGTATGGAGATGATTTCTTACCATGCCATTTTGTCTTCTAGTTTATTAGCGAAAGAGCGTGGGACTTATAGTTCTTATAAGGGGTCCAAATGGGACTCTGGTTTATTGCCTATAGACACTATTCGGCTATTGCAAGAGGCACGTGACGAAGGCGATTGTCTTATGGATGATTCTTCCAAGAAGGATTGGACGCCAGTACGTGAGGCAATAAAAAATTATGGGATGAGAAATAGTTTTGTCATGGCTATTGCTCCTACAGCGACTATTTCTAATATTGTTGGAATCACCCAGTCAATAGAACCTACATATAAACATCTTTTTGTGAAATCTAATTTATCAGGAGAGTTCACTGTTCCTAATGTTTATCTTATTAATAAACTTAAAGAACTAAATCTCTGGGATGAAGATATGTTAGATGATCTCAAGTATTTTGATGGGTCGTTACTGGAGATCGAACGTATACCAGATGAAATTAAAAAAGTATTTCTTACAGCATTTGAAATAGAACCAGAATGGATTATCGAATGTGGAGCAAGAAGACAAAAATGGATAGATATGTCTCAATCATTGAACCTATACCTTGCTAAACCAGATGGTAAAAAGCTTTCTAATATGTATCTTACAGCTTGGAAAAAGGGACTTAAATCTACCTATTATTTGCGGTCTTTAGCAGCTACATCGGTTGAAAAGTCTTTTACTGATATCAATAAGAGAGGAATTCAGCCTAGATGGATGAAAAATAAGTCTGCCTCTACCGGAATCGTAGTCGATAGAGCAAAGAAGGCACCCACTTGCTCTCTTGAGGAAGGTTGCGAATCTTGTCAGTAA
- the murB gene encoding UDP-N-acetylmuramate dehydrogenase, with protein MIPHFPFSVRRGVWLSRYSTFRLGGPANYFKEIRSVEEAKQVIRYLRKENYPFVIIGKGSNCLFDDRGVDGFVLYNNIQGKELLDNDRIKVYSGVSFSLLGKALSDSGYSGLEFAIGIPGSVGGAVFMNAGTGMHDVASVLDSVEVIDESGEIRSYSSQTLELGYRTSCFQNRREFILSATFNLTRSSLASQTAKDLLHRRLLTQPYQEPSAGCIFQNPPGQSAGKLIEEMGLKGFSIGGAQVSRKHANFIINDGKATSAEVKELIEIIRDKLRATGVDLRQEIRIIPYQLND; from the coding sequence ATTATCCCGCATTTTCCTTTTTCTGTGCGCCGAGGCGTCTGGTTAAGCAGGTATTCTACCTTTCGTCTTGGAGGCCCTGCCAATTACTTTAAGGAAATTCGATCTGTTGAAGAAGCTAAACAAGTTATTCGCTACCTTAGAAAAGAAAACTATCCCTTCGTTATCATAGGTAAAGGATCAAATTGTTTGTTTGATGACCGTGGAGTAGATGGCTTTGTATTATATAACAACATCCAAGGTAAAGAACTACTCGACAACGATCGCATTAAAGTATACTCCGGGGTTTCTTTTTCTTTACTAGGAAAAGCTTTATCTGATTCTGGATATTCTGGTTTAGAATTTGCTATAGGGATCCCAGGGTCAGTTGGTGGAGCTGTTTTTATGAATGCAGGAACTGGAATGCATGATGTAGCTTCTGTTCTTGATAGTGTAGAAGTTATTGACGAATCGGGAGAAATTCGTTCCTACTCTTCCCAAACTCTGGAACTAGGTTACAGGACTTCCTGTTTCCAAAATCGCAGAGAATTTATCTTATCAGCTACTTTTAATTTAACAAGAAGTTCGTTGGCTTCTCAAACAGCAAAAGATCTTTTACATCGAAGATTGTTAACCCAACCTTATCAAGAACCCTCTGCTGGATGCATTTTCCAAAATCCTCCTGGCCAGTCTGCAGGTAAACTGATAGAAGAGATGGGACTCAAAGGCTTCTCGATCGGAGGCGCTCAGGTTTCACGCAAACACGCTAATTTTATTATAAATGATGGGAAGGCAACTTCTGCAGAAGTAAAGGAACTAATTGAAATAATTCGTGATAAACTGAGAGCAACGGGTGTAGATTTACGACAAGAAATTCGTATTATTCCTTATCAATTGAACGACTAA
- a CDS encoding tRNA (guanine(46)-N(7))-methyltransferase TrmB — protein sequence MKPQALKVPYFWEERRPYLKENVLHIPRYYFDHQKFSMPSWEELFGNTSPIFCELCSGNGDWIVAQALENPNSNWIAVEKRFDRVRKIWSKMCNSGVNNLKIVNGEAQTFFRYYVGSEAFQKIIVNFPDPWPKLRHRKHRLFQAPFMEDVIRVLQASGMLVLVTDDIHYLGEAIETIKKSMSPTIEAPHYYKMSENYGNSWFEKLWRSKGQEILYTEFKKNWDIADLNS from the coding sequence ATGAAGCCCCAAGCTTTGAAAGTTCCCTATTTTTGGGAAGAACGTCGTCCCTATCTCAAAGAGAATGTCCTACATATTCCTAGATATTATTTTGATCATCAAAAATTTTCTATGCCTAGTTGGGAAGAACTATTTGGGAATACCTCTCCCATTTTCTGTGAGCTCTGTTCTGGAAATGGAGATTGGATAGTAGCTCAAGCCTTAGAGAATCCTAATAGTAACTGGATTGCTGTTGAGAAACGTTTTGATCGTGTACGGAAGATTTGGTCTAAAATGTGTAATTCTGGAGTTAATAATCTTAAGATCGTCAACGGTGAGGCTCAAACGTTTTTTAGATATTACGTTGGTTCTGAAGCTTTTCAGAAGATTATTGTGAATTTTCCAGATCCTTGGCCGAAACTACGTCATCGTAAGCATCGTTTGTTTCAAGCTCCCTTTATGGAGGATGTTATTCGTGTGTTGCAAGCCTCTGGCATGTTAGTACTTGTTACTGATGACATTCACTATTTGGGAGAAGCAATAGAGACCATAAAAAAGTCAATGTCCCCCACGATAGAGGCACCACATTACTACAAAATGTCAGAGAATTACGGAAACTCTTGGTTTGAGAAATTGTGGAGATCTAAAGGACAAGAAATTCTCTACACGGAATTTAAAAAGAATTGGGATATAGCTGACTTGAACAGCTGA
- a CDS encoding class I SAM-dependent methyltransferase, whose product MFKEIGSSLGNVVKLSHAIFRDIVRPGDLVVDATCGNGRDSLVLARILQGVGRLVVYDIQDYALENARKLFASTLSMQESSIIQLKKMSHEFVEEKGAKLFHYNLGYLPSGDKSITTLVASTIASIRRALDFVSDDGAITVVCYPGHEEGEKETREIIAFGETLSPKIWQVNLFRLINRTKAPQLILFRRVSRSIDKE is encoded by the coding sequence ATGTTTAAGGAAATAGGATCTTCTCTAGGTAATGTAGTTAAGTTATCGCATGCAATTTTTCGTGATATTGTTCGACCTGGGGATTTAGTTGTGGATGCAACGTGTGGTAATGGACGGGATAGTCTGGTTTTAGCTCGTATATTACAGGGAGTTGGACGACTTGTTGTTTACGATATTCAAGACTATGCTTTGGAAAACGCTAGAAAGTTGTTTGCATCGACTCTTTCTATGCAGGAGAGCTCCATTATACAACTTAAGAAAATGTCTCATGAATTTGTTGAAGAGAAAGGAGCTAAATTATTCCATTATAATCTAGGTTATCTGCCATCTGGTGATAAAAGTATTACTACTTTAGTTGCTAGCACTATAGCCAGTATTAGACGGGCTCTAGATTTCGTATCCGATGACGGAGCGATCACTGTTGTCTGTTATCCAGGCCACGAAGAAGGTGAAAAAGAAACTAGGGAGATAATTGCTTTTGGAGAAACCCTAAGCCCAAAGATTTGGCAAGTGAATTTATTCCGTTTGATAAACAGAACTAAGGCTCCTCAGTTAATTTTATTTCGTCGGGTTAGTCGTTCAATTGATAAGGAATAA
- the infC gene encoding translation initiation factor IF-3 yields MALNLKINRQIRAPKVRVIGSGGEQLGILNIKDALDLAREANLDLVEVASNSEPPVCKIMDYGKYRYDLTKKEKDSKKAQHQVRIKEVKLKPNIDDNDFSTKLKQARSFIEKGSKVKITCMFRGRELAYPEHGHKVVQKMSQGLEDVGFIESEPKLNGRSLICVVAPGTLKTKKKQEKFHAQDEKQ; encoded by the coding sequence GTGGCGTTAAATTTAAAAATTAATAGACAGATACGAGCTCCTAAAGTCCGCGTGATAGGGTCTGGAGGTGAGCAGTTAGGCATATTAAACATAAAAGATGCCTTAGATTTAGCCAGAGAGGCTAATCTGGATCTTGTGGAAGTAGCCTCTAATAGCGAGCCTCCTGTCTGTAAGATCATGGATTATGGAAAGTATCGTTATGATCTGACAAAGAAGGAAAAAGATAGCAAGAAGGCTCAGCATCAAGTTCGCATCAAAGAAGTTAAGTTGAAGCCTAATATTGACGACAACGATTTTTCCACAAAACTGAAGCAAGCACGTTCTTTTATTGAGAAAGGTAGCAAGGTAAAAATTACGTGTATGTTCCGAGGTCGGGAACTTGCTTATCCTGAGCATGGTCATAAGGTTGTTCAGAAGATGAGCCAAGGCCTCGAAGATGTGGGGTTCATAGAATCTGAACCTAAATTAAACGGTCGTTCCTTAATTTGCGTTGTAGCTCCGGGAACACTCAAAACTAAGAAAAAACAGGAAAAGTTCCATGCCCAAGATGAAAAGCAATAA
- the nusB gene encoding transcription antitermination factor NusB encodes MSALASETPAESCIGFPRPLPKQKTREIVLQMLYALNMDMSGDQGLVSLLMAQNSVTHKHAFSALDMSREILNKSPELDSLISKTIKNTSFDRLNLMEKNVLRLVLFEYLYLQPISTSVLIAEATRLVKKFSYKEACSFVHAVLNDVFCLDTPIAEPEHSLMCC; translated from the coding sequence ATGTCTGCGCTGGCTTCTGAGACTCCCGCGGAGTCTTGTATTGGTTTTCCTCGTCCTCTGCCTAAGCAAAAGACGCGCGAAATTGTTTTGCAAATGCTTTACGCGCTCAATATGGATATGAGTGGGGATCAGGGTCTTGTCTCTCTCCTCATGGCACAGAATTCTGTCACTCATAAGCATGCTTTTTCTGCACTAGATATGTCCAGGGAAATACTGAATAAATCTCCCGAATTAGATAGTTTAATTAGTAAGACGATAAAAAATACCTCCTTTGATAGATTAAATCTTATGGAGAAGAATGTTTTGCGCCTTGTTCTGTTTGAGTATCTTTACCTCCAACCGATTAGTACATCAGTATTAATTGCAGAAGCTACACGTTTAGTGAAAAAATTTAGTTACAAAGAAGCTTGCTCTTTTGTACACGCTGTCTTGAATGATGTTTTTTGTTTAGATACGCCAATAGCAGAACCTGAACACTCTCTCATGTGTTGTTAA
- a CDS encoding ribonucleotide-diphosphate reductase subunit beta, with protein sequence MEADIFDGKLKRVDINRKRLVNCNQIDVNQLVPIKYKWAWEHYINGCANNWLPTEVPMARDIELWKSKDLSEDERRVILLNLGFFSTAESLVGNNIVLAIFKHITNPEARQYLLRQAYEEAVHTHTFLYICESLGLDEKEIFNAYNERATIKAKDDFQMSLTGNILDPNFHTDSVEGLQQFIKNLVGYYIIMEGIFFYSGFVMILSFHRQNKMTGIGEQYQYILRDETIHLNFGIDLINGIKEENPEIWTEELQNEIVALIEKAVDLEIEYARDCLPRGILGLKAPMFIDYVRHIADRRLERIGLKPLYHSKNPFPWMSETIDLNKEKNFFETRVMEYQTAGNLSW encoded by the coding sequence ATGGAAGCAGATATTTTTGACGGTAAGTTAAAGCGCGTGGATATTAATAGGAAACGCTTAGTCAATTGTAATCAGATTGATGTGAATCAGCTTGTTCCTATTAAGTATAAGTGGGCCTGGGAACATTACATTAACGGGTGCGCAAATAACTGGTTGCCTACAGAAGTGCCTATGGCACGTGATATTGAGTTGTGGAAATCGAAGGACCTTTCAGAAGATGAGCGTAGGGTCATCCTGCTTAATTTAGGTTTTTTTAGTACGGCAGAAAGTTTGGTTGGAAATAACATTGTTCTGGCCATTTTTAAACATATTACTAATCCTGAAGCACGTCAGTATCTCCTGAGGCAAGCATATGAAGAAGCCGTACATACTCATACTTTTCTGTATATTTGCGAATCTTTGGGGCTTGATGAGAAAGAAATTTTTAATGCCTATAATGAACGTGCTACTATCAAGGCAAAAGATGATTTTCAAATGAGTCTGACAGGAAATATATTAGATCCTAATTTCCATACAGATTCTGTAGAGGGGCTTCAGCAATTTATTAAGAATCTGGTTGGCTATTATATCATTATGGAAGGTATTTTCTTCTATAGTGGTTTTGTAATGATCCTTTCGTTCCATCGCCAAAATAAAATGACAGGTATTGGAGAACAGTACCAATATATCTTACGAGATGAGACCATTCATTTGAATTTTGGTATTGATCTTATTAACGGTATTAAAGAAGAAAATCCTGAAATATGGACAGAAGAACTTCAAAATGAAATTGTTGCTTTGATAGAAAAAGCGGTAGATCTGGAAATTGAATATGCTAGAGATTGTCTGCCTAGAGGTATCTTAGGTTTGAAGGCGCCTATGTTTATCGACTATGTGCGTCATATCGCAGATCGTCGTCTAGAAAGAATAGGTCTGAAGCCGCTGTACCATTCTAAAAATCCATTCCCGTGGATGAGCGAGACTATCGACCTCAATAAAGAAAAGAATTTCTTTGAGACCAGGGTCATGGAGTACCAGACTGCAGGTAATTTAAGCTGGTAA